The region AGACTTAGAGTTCCAAGTTTAGTTCTTGAGATTAGTTCCTTTTGGTCAAAACGAGGCTATAGAAGCAGACTGATTTTGTTCAAAGACAAATTACCTGCAGTTTGCATAACGCCTCCTGGTGTTGGGAGCTGGTATTGTGAGCTGGACTGAGAACAGTGAGCCACGGGTACAGAGCACCGTAATGGGTGCACGAGTtgatctgaaacacacacaaacatccagaCGTCTAAGACAATAATCATTTTTGGCCAATAGATTAAAGATGGTGGTCAAATATCACCAGAAATCCTGTAtcaaaaaagtcattttaagaaaagCTAGCATTTGAATCGGTTTTAATGAATCTGGCTGTTTCATGGAGATAAAcgtgtgtttttaatcatacaAAGACAACAGCGTTAATTTTCAGCTACTGTACCAGATCGTCGGCGCTCTTCAGTGACCTGCGTGTTGGACGTTTGTGTGGCGGGTTGGTGTGTGTATCTGAGTTTGTCTGCGTCAGTCGGTCGATGTAGACAGAAGCCAATCGGAACAGAAGCTCCTGGATGACAGCTTCCTGTGACGAGGCCATGAGCATCGCCTCCCAGAAATCCACCTGTAAGCAATTCTCACAGCCCAGttcctaaaaacacacacacacacacacacgtttttaATGCTCCTTTTTTCAAGAACTTCCATTTAAGATTgatcaaaatgaacaaaatttgTGTAAATTTCAAGCAATATGGCAATGTGACAAATAGGTGGGTTGATTTGACTCATAGCTGTTTCCAGCTAAATTCCAGGTgccagtaaaacacacacacacacaccttgaaTATATGGTCCGCCTGTTCCAGCTGAACTTTGCTGTTCTCGTGCAGAGCGACCATGCCAGCCACTAGCAGTCCTGGCTGGGAGCGTGCCAGCTGCTGAGTCAGCGCTGTGGGATGGATGGGTGTATGCTGGCCTCCACCTCCGCCGTGCAGCAACAGCCTCGGCTCCTCGATGAACCCGTAAACCAGCAgcatctaaacacacacacacacacacacacagaaagcagcagatttttacattttaacctCTCGTTTCTCATTCTAGAGTTTATGTTCAcaattattgattcatttgtcTTTGACTACAATACTAACTGAACAATTTATGAATTAAACtaatttatttaaccttttaaatACCATTGATTAACCTGAAAGTCATTAAATTCATGCTGGGCAGCCAAACATTGTCCaaactaaactttattttaaattctagagGTGGACCCaaagtttaaattttaaatgtatgtttaaatgtttataatgtttcaATGCATGGGGAAATATATgcaaatgatgcacaagacattttcatttgatggaATAATGCGGCCATGTGGTATGAAGATTTCACTTGTAAACATCATATGTGTAGTTTCAATGATACTGTtcattataaacaaacaaaaacacttcaagCCCTAAACACcatagaaaaaagaaagcaaaataaacaaaaccaccacATCCCCTCTCCCCTCTAACCTCAGTGTGTCTCTCCATCAGCTGCGTGTACTGCGGCAGGTCATCCAAGCGCAGCATcatggttgccatggtgattgTCAGTGGCACCAACACGCCGGTGCTGTCCTCCAGACGCTGTAAGATTTGCACCGTCCGAGCAGGACTGATGTTTATCATGGACGGGCTGGCGCACACGCTGACGAGCTGCGAgggctctgattggctgaaaatGTCTATGACCTCATCGGCTGCTTCCTGCAGAgagagtttttttgtgttttcttttatattgttttatttacgCTCTCAGGTGGTGCAAGTGTTTATGACAATAGCTGATAAAGTGCTAAACATGAAAAGATACAACTAATTAATTACATGTTTAATACACAATTTACAGGCTGTATTGTGGCCATCTCATTGTGAGTTTTCAATGTAACCTATGGCAACGAATTTTAAAGTAGTTAACATAAGCAAGTTCTCCATGAATACAGCTGAATTTTTATGTTAAGTGTGAAGCTTTTATTTACCTGACTGAGGACCTGCTCTGTTTCTTCTAACAGGAAATGCTTCAGGTAAAATAAGAAGCCGGATCCGTAGGAGTGAGGGCTGCTGGGAAAGGGGCGGTTCCTGGCCATGACCTTTGTGACTGACAGACCAGACATCCTGTAGTAGGGCAAAGCCAGGTGACAGTCCTTCTGGCTGCCCCTTATAGACGGGAAAAGAGAGGaattagtgctgaaacaattcaACAACAATATTGATCATCAGAAAATCATTTGTCAActcaaaacaccaaacattcaactgcttcaagcttctcaaatgtgaggattcgctgtctctctctgtttcatgtcattgtaaatagaatatttttaggttttggacCGTTGCAGATGCAACAAGCAATCTGAGGACATGACATTGGGGTCATTTTTAGCAATATTAATTGTGCATCTacttatataaataaaataaacaacaatccTTAGTAGACAACATGCAAAGCTCTAAATGTTGCCAACATGCTCATCAGTCTGCTTTTACAATAACTATTACagatttaaatcattttatttgagGTTTTTAGGCTTAGGTTTATTGATACAACTTAAATATAtcttaaaatacaacatatcaaACATCGTCAGGGATGAAACAATTACGTCCTGGACTTATTCTCATCATTGTAGCTGCTGTTTTAGGGATAGAAGTTCATTGtctgacatgaaaaaatattacaatatatatgCACTAAACATAGATACCTACAAACGAactatacatatataaacagaGATATATTTAAGAGGTCTGTCCCCTAAGTTTGCACATTTGAAAGTGTGGCATCAGTTTCAGTGACATATTAGAGCGAGTGTGCAAAGATTAAGAGATGATTTCTACATTTCTATATCTGTTTTAAGGGATGTGTGTCCATGTTACCTGCTGAAACAGTCTCCCAGCTGAGCACAGTTCTCCCTCAACGCCTCCTCCAGttcttgtctctctgtctgcgcagctgtctgtctctcagtctgtctgtctgtatctgtctgcagagaCACCGCAGGGTCGCCCTCgctgctctgtctctgttctgACGGCTGGAGTAAGGAGGCGCGGAGAAGGAGGTGAGCTTCACTGAAGAGGTGTCGCAGACTTTGGGCCTGCGGGTTGGTCTCTGCATAACGCTGACTGTATTCAACCTgacacacagggagagaagTGAGACAAGCACGGGAACGTgttcatgcacacaaacacatctgtacTGAAAAAAGATCTCATCCTaaaaatagggctgcaactaaccataattttaattatcaattattcaGTTACTTAATTCATTGTTGAGTCTATAAAAAAAGGTGCCAACTTCTAATTGCTttttcagaaaatattcaatttacaattttataaaattgtagcaaattgtcacattttagaagctgaagcttgcaaatgtttggtatttcaatttcatttacaACAATTAATGGATTTTAATGGACAAAGATGTTGGAAAATAGTCAACTTATtgatttcttaatttttttgaaaaaatctGTCAGTGTAGGAAGATTATTTCAATCTGATTTCAGTAGAAATAAACTTATTTCAGGAATGTCCAAGAAATTACTGTCTGTAAAGAAGGAACAAGACATGTCAGGGCACTGGAATGAAGTAACATGAAACCtgattttagaaaatatttaaaacacattgacatgttttgcaaacagattaaaatattattttcttctgCACTGgataactttactgttttaagaaaaaggactcaattgatatttttatagtCCAGGTGGCATTTAATACACATGCATATTTGCAAATATCTATGTGCCTCTACAGTATACATGTTTAAATCACCCGATgactgattttgtttatttcctttcacaTCACATTACAGTTCAGTGCTCTTTCAattactttttcacttttttttctatttctaagatgtcctatgtttttttttggggggggggggggggggggctggttgcatttcctttttctttcatgaTTATTCTTCATCATTGTGCTTATAAATGCAAGAAATACACAAGTACAGGCATTCAGATGGAGCCTTTGAGACTTTTGTTTGACAGTTAATAAAGTGATGTATTACCATCTCTTGGTAGAGAGTGATGGGGGAGACGGTGTCAACCACATAGAGGTTCCATCCGTGTCCGGCCGTGCTGGTCTCTCTGGGAGAAGAGACTGTCCACTTCCTGCTCCTGAGGTCAGAGGTTACACACAGAGAGGTAACAATAAGTATGAGCAAACAGAGAGATGAGCTGAATCCCCGAGTCTGGTGTCATGATCTCACAGTCTGACGAACACTTCTGCTGGAGGGCTCTGACTTTTTGAGGAGATGTTTAGCTAATCTTCAAACCTGAAAATGCTGGAAAATACCTGGAAATCCTTAAATCACTTATGTCAATTTGAAAGAACAATGAGTAAAAAATGTAGACAAGCCCTGTCACACTCACCCACATATCAGTGATTTGGCCCAGACACTGGGATTCAGCCATTTATCCAGAATACCTTCTATTTTAAAGTTACATTAAATCCATAGGAAACTAACAGCATTCCTATTTATTCCCATATGATTTGATCTGGTTGTCTTTGTGGATGTGTCTCCACAGGACAATGATGATACACTTAagacatacacaaacagtaTACTAAACATCGCTTCACAGGTTTTACATGAACCAAGTGGAGAAAATGTTACAGCTTGAGTTGCACATGCGTTACAAACTACAGTATTAGAGACAGTTGTTCACTCTTATAATGGATACTATCTGCATCACCATCATACTCCCAGAGAAGAACAACCTTTTGGTTACAGTTGCTAGATAATACATCACGTGTATGACACTAAAATGGTAGTACACTAATACATAACCAGACAAACAGTTAGTGAACTGTTAGTGAACGTGTTAACACGGTAAAAAGGTAACCTGGGGCTCCTGTGcatgtgatttgtgtgtgtgtgtgtgtgtgtgtgtgtgtgtgtgtgtgtgtgtgtgtatgtgtgtgtgtgtgtgtgtgtgtaacagcagCTGGTTGGTTTTTAGACAAACAGGCATATTTTACAATCTACTAGAGATTGCCAGCACTACAGTAGGAGATGTAAATGATGGTTGgaaaacttgtgtgtgtttagtcgCCATTATTAAGTTTGCTATGAAGCAAGTCTATTGAAACGTCCATAGATTGTCTCGTGATGCCTAAAACAGACGTAGTATTTCTCCGTTTCTGTGCTGCAGTTTTAATACTTAGATGTAACACACAACAGTCAGGTACCTAAACATGCTTGTGTCATTTATTATGTGtgttctctttaaaaaaaaagacaagttaGCTAAAAGCGCAGAACAAAATCCAAAACgtcttttttaatttcactccAAACGTGATTAGTTTGTGAACAAggaggcgcacacacacactgagggcGGTTAGGCAGGTTATGGTCGGCTAGATTTAGGGACTAAAACAGGAAGTGTTGTCACTTTTAGACCAAGCTGCAAAGTCTAACAGAAATTTTGACAATTTATAATCACTGGCTGTTAAATGGCCTGTATGgatgttttaatatgttgttaatATGTTGCCATCTAGTTTCTAAGACTCTTTACAGGAGGTGAAACGATGTCGGGAAACTTTAACATCAGAAAAGGTTACTGAAGGCCATATAAGAGCTACATCTTAGTAAACATTTGCTCTTTCTCAGACAATCTGGGGGCATTTGTGTGGATACTTTCATTATAAATGACCTTTAACGGCAAAGATTTGTCTGCTTTCAAATATAATCAAAAAGTAAAGATTTTTCTTAGTTGGTGATAGATTtgcaatatttacatataatcATTTTACATATAATTCTTAAATGGTTTGTCACtcctttaatatttcagttataTCAAACACATGTGACTGTAATTATTGGATTAATGGCACCAATATAAATCAATGATTAGCTTCGTAATTACAAAATTCAGGTTGGAAATGATGCAAATTTCTTATTTGATGGAATTTACTGaatattaatgatttattttaatgctcAGCTGCgatttctgtttctatttctgcTGCGCTGTCACACATTCAAATGTCCTACTACATTTTGTACCTCCATGTTTTTAAAACCTTAATGTATCTTATAGACAAGGTGAGGGAGAGATATCTTGACATGTTGAACTTGTGTCCATTTTTCCCTCACAAGGCATTTTTTATGAAGTAGGGAAAAACTTTCTACACCGATATTCCAGTTCAGGCGAATCACTACTGTTGATTTGCTGTCTAGtaatatttatttcagtgatgaatgcaacaacacaaacaagctgCTTCAATGGAAgctgagagaaaacagctttttgttttgagaCATTAAAGATGAAATAATGTCCAAACCGTCAAgatattcctttaaaataagAGTTACTCTCATGATTCCTttaataatcatctgcttagGTGAGTATTTTGAGGGTCTTAGCGTTGCAGCTCGGCCTGGAAGTGACAACTGAGactgttgggggggggggttggggtttGTCTTACAGGAAGGGGCGTGATAGAAGGCTCTCCAGAGCCGGCGTGGTTGCGGGATCGATTCCCACCGCCAGGAAAATACCAGTCAGCATGGTGTGTTCTTTCAACTCgctaaaatacaacacacagtaaacaggTTTATAAATGCATGTATGCctgcacgcacacgcacgcgcacaaacacgcacacacacgcacactaactcacacacacacacacacacacacacacacaaacaccaccaACCTCTCTTCAGTTTATTCCTGTATCTACAGGGAggtatctgtctatctatctgacATATTCAACGCTGGTTTTAAAACTGAAAGGTGTGATCAATATAGTATCATagtcatgtgtgtgttcatgtattagtgtgtgtgtacagcttgtgtgtgtgcgtgacatACAGGCCCCTGCGTTGTGTGTTGCGTTCGGTCTCCTCTGGCGTTTCTGCGTCGGCGGTGGAGAGCAGCACAACATGGCGGCCGAAGACACACACGGAGCGCAGGCCGATGAACAGCTGCATCCTGAGCGCACACACCTCGAGGGCGGAGGGCGGACAGGCCttcaaacacgcacacacacacacacatatatattttaagatacTTGTGTCTGTAACTACACCAAACAAAGagtcaaaatgttcaaaaagtaAAGTAGGAGTTTTGGTTTAGAGGTGTGGGGTTAAAGGTCAGGCTCATACCTTCATGGTGGTATCGATGTAAGGGTCTTCAATCCTGGCAGCTACTGCTGCACAGCGCACCGTGAAGCACTGCAATGCACTcctaacacacaaacagaaataaacacacacatgttcagtATGTGCGATGTATTTTAAACAGAAACTATATGACTGAGTGATAATTCAATATCTGACTTTCAGCATCATACTGATGTGATCATCTCATGTTATCTTTCTACAAAATTCTGCTGTTCAATTTGATGATTCCAACTAATTTGtaatcaaaaaataacatttaccCATTTAATGCATAATAGTGAAACACAGTTCATACTGTATCAGAAAATATCCTTATTAATAATGTGATATTGATTTCAACCATGTTTCCCAGCTCTACCTGAGTAATAAGGAAAGACATCTTAAGTCATTTAGTCTATTACTGAGTCTGATATCTTTGAAGTAAgacaaataatttaatttcattttcagaagactaaatattaaaattagGGCTATACCACTACTTAGTATCAAATGTTGGCATTTTAGAGTTTTTTCCTGATCTGAATAAAGACTCATATGTAGATCATACGTTGTACATATTGTGATTCTGGGCTGTATAAACAAAACTGACATGACACGCACCGATATCTACATTAAATCAGGGCTGCAGACGTACTTGGTTATGACGTGTAGCAGATGGTCTGTTAGCACCGCCTCCAGGACCTTCTCTGGATACTGATAGGCTGAGATAAGCTCAACTCCACCCTTCAGACTGTACAGGTAGCCGGCGCTGGGAAGTGAGAAAAAGCAGAAGACACACGCTGGTTCATCAAGAGACACTGACTGGttacctgcagagagacagagacagaaacaataTTAATAGCTTAGCTTTCCACAGCTTTCAGCCAACTCTCAAGGTCTTCGTCAGCAGATAAACATGCACGCTCATATTAAACCACATACAGTTACTAAAATGACTAATACACGCTTATATATAACTTCATTTGTCAATTTTTGATATTACAGCAGTAAATCTGTGGAATTGTAGGACCATTGTGAATAAATCTCCATCATAAGAAGTTATTTGTCCATTACAGAGtcttaaaatcatttaattgtttttaaaagtgacaCAATTTCATCCATTTCAATACAAACCAAATTAAACCTAAAAAGAAGAAGCTACATTTTTCTTGTGGATCTGCCACCTATGGATTATGATCTGCAAATCAACGTGTTTCAAGAATTTCATAGAATCAAGAGTCTTTTTCTTGATACCAGAGCAACAATCAGCATTATTTGTCTAGTTTGTAGCTGTTGACATTTATTCAAAGTccttaaaaaaggaaaactgcGCTGAGAAAGAGTAGAAAATCTCAGCCCACAGactaaattgttttgttttcagaaaaataaatcttaaaagCTGAAGATGAGACCTTGTGACTTGTTAAAATTAATGAGTTTTGCACTGAATATgatgtaaaattaattaaaattgttaaattaatgtaaaactGGTTTGAATATTTGTTATTATATATCTGTTTGTTAGAACGTTTACCATGTACTGCTTTATTAATATTTCTCTAGAATATAAAGAAGGATAATATACAGCATTTCAGGTTGAGCTCTAATAAAACAGTGGGTTCTTATGAGATGAGAAGGCATTATTAGACAAAATGTGCTGCTTTTATACAGACACTCTTCCTGTCATGCTGTATAGTGAACTCACTGGTGAACAGCGGGTGGAGCTGTAGGGAGTGAAGTTGTGTCTCCTCCACACTGCAGCCCTGGAAGTAATCTGGAGTAAAACGCCTGCAGGAAAGAAATCACACAGGCTGAATATACCTCACTCAGTAATAAAACAGCCTGATTCATAAGATCTAAAGTTCGACcacttttcaaaaatatacacaccTGAAGAGGACGTAGGACAGTGTGTAttgtcctctgtcctccagtCCGGTCTTTTCAATGCTGACGGGGATGTCACAGTCTTTAGCTCGGTCGCCGAGCAACTCCCCGTGTCTCGGGAGGAGCAGGAAGTCAGCTTGGTCTTCTGGATAATCTgctgcgcgcacacacacacacacacacacacacacacacacacaacaaatgtttttctcatGTGCTGCAACACCCTAAAGCTTGATGGTagccaaaaataaatatattcaacaGCTTTCGGCAAAAATGAATAGCTTAAAagagctgctgttctgtctttttcattttgtttttgggaaggaTTTTGTTATGAGTAAGGTGGTGGTTCTCAAGGTGAGGTCCGGGCACAATATAATGCACAATATTAATGATAATACACAAATGGGGGTCCATGGTCTAAtctgtgtcagtttaggggtccttgacatgaaataATTTGAGAACTACTGCGGTAAGGCGTTGAGTGTTTTGTATGTTGCTAATGTGATTTTCCTGTTTTGAGTCccttaaatatattaaaaaagaaacagtgagcatttaaactgtataaaaatcaCAGTTATGAAAACTGTAGCTGTGATCCCACTGAACatgaaatgtcaacattttgCACCCAAAACAAGCAACCACAGCTTTAAGTGGAAGATCATCCAAACTCTACTTTGTAAATCAAAACATTTGGGCCTCAGAGCTCATGTCACCTCTTTTACAATGTGTCATATTTGAGAGTCGTTATAATGCTCCGGACCATCACAGTcagctgtttttgttgctgACTGCCGGTCCAATCTCAGCTCAACTCTGACGAAAAACCACAACTGACTAACTAAATACAACCCAACAAGTGATGAAGTCAAAAACTTAACAAACACTGATGacgttttgtgtgtgttttaccacTTTTATGAGGGTCCGATGATTCTTCCAGGGTTATAGGTTCAGTGGATGCATCCAGTTTCAGTACCAGCACCTCCAGCTCCGCCTGCATCGCCACATATCCTCCACACAGCGCAACCTTGGGGGCACATGAGGTGTTAGAATAACCAAGACCAGAGAATGTCAATTTTAGTAGTTTCAAGATATGAAAACTGCAAATGCTTATGCGGTCTTATGTTTGAGTAGTCGAGTAGAATGTTTTAGGATTTTTCCTCTATCGATCATTTATTCTCATGACTGACACACTGACGCCAGAATAGGGGGGGGCAACGAGACTTTTTGTCCCCCCACTTTCAGGTGTTGTGGTAATAAAGTGGTAACATCTAAGCCAGGTATTACAGTAAGCCTATTCAACACAAATACAGCTGTGCAATATGATGTGATGGTAAAATTAGAggatataaaaacaacatcaatGCAGCATTGGGCGTAAAGTTGGTTTAAAGTTTGGTCTAGAATATAGAGAAAACATAAGGTTGATACTGTATTTAGAGGTTAATGCATGTAATCATTTAACAATACTCACAAATAATGTTAAATACAGTTATTATGGGTCATGTTTTGTTAGGAATGTACAGCAACTTAAGAAATTAGTTATATCGTTATACACAGTGTAATTAGTATGAACACGACCTACTGACGGGATTCTGCACATTCTCACAACAGCTAGTATGAATATTATTTACTGGTATAATTGTATAACAGCTAAACAGACTATGAAGACAAgacaacaaaaggaaaaagtgaagaaaaggttttaaataCCTGTTTAGGTTTCATTCCTGGAAGATGCAGGATGACGGAGCGTTCAAAgtccaaaaaggaaaaattcTGGTTTGAACTTGAGGTCTGACCTTGGAGCAAGAAGCACAAGAGTCTGTTAGGTCGACCTTTTTGTATCATCACAGGCCTTTTAGTATATGCATTGTTTATGAGCACACTGGTCTCTCTTAAGGTGTGTAAAAAGCCATCAATGACCAGTGATGAGAATCAAATGACATCTGCATGTACACATCATGGCTGTTTTGCATAAAGGAACTAATTTTGTCCTTTAGTCTCAGTGCACAAATAATTTACACCATTTTCTATGTGAGGATTAATTTAATATGCCTACAAATaatgtgttcacatgttcacatcTATGTGTTACTTGACTTGAGTTACCTTGACTCTGACTGGAGCTCTGCTGAGTGTTTGGCCAGGGGCTCTGAGGGTTCTGCTGACTCTGattctgcttgtttttccagagaaagaaacattatgaagctaaaacatttactgtatcaaTAAGATTCAACTTATATTCATTACAGCAGGTAATatataaaagacacaaaacatgttCAAATGAGAGATAAACCAGATGAAAAGATAATACcacatttgatattttaatacttttttagaGCTTAGAGATGCAATAAAATGGacacaatcaaatcaaataaataatatttaactgGTTTATACTCTAGAGAGATCCCTCACTGTGTTATTTACCACGCCAACAACTTCTTTCAacaggaattatatcatattaagGAAGAAAATATGCCAATGTGtcttaaatttacataaaatctaCAGAGGAGTTAAAATCCCAGATTAGCAGTTGGATTCTTACCAGGTTCTGCTGGTTCTGTCTCCTCAAAGTAAACAGAACCAGAGTCTTTTCGCAGCCAACCAGAAGGTCACCCGTTACCGGGCAACACGCCACGGCGACAGGGCGCTCTGACATAGGGATCTCAATGATCTCCATCTGTACTCCACCCCGCTGAGACGCCCCACGCAGCAGGTGACCCAACAAGCGCACCCCGACACGGGCCTTTTCCTCAGCCTAAACGTGGGGCAagaaataatcataatcatataataaactttatttatatagtacaaTCCATGCATAAAAGCAGATAAtcaatacataaacatacacagaaTTATATTCCAGTTATTGTTTACTCAGTTTCCTAGTTTGGATCATCTTTAAGTGATAATATGGT is a window of Thunnus thynnus chromosome 8, fThuThy2.1, whole genome shotgun sequence DNA encoding:
- the hps3 gene encoding Hermansky-Pudlak syndrome 3 protein isoform X1 produces the protein MVHVYNCHPFASQQILQVEQEPRLVCCGGGALFVVATGGCKVEAYNLEVEGCPLICRFATMGTVRSMQHSKIGDYLVTIEEKNSATYLRAYTNWRYQAEEKARVGVRLLGHLLRGASQRGGVQMEIIEIPMSERPVAVACCPVTGDLLVGCEKTLVLFTLRRQNQQNLQNQSQQNPQSPWPNTQQSSSQSQGQTSSSNQNFSFLDFERSVILHLPGMKPKQVALCGGYVAMQAELEVLVLKLDASTEPITLEESSDPHKSADYPEDQADFLLLPRHGELLGDRAKDCDIPVSIEKTGLEDRGQYTLSYVLFRRFTPDYFQGCSVEETQLHSLQLHPLFTSNQSVSLDEPACVFCFFSLPSAGYLYSLKGGVELISAYQYPEKVLEAVLTDHLLHVITKSALQCFTVRCAAVAARIEDPYIDTTMKACPPSALEVCALRMQLFIGLRSVCVFGRHVVLLSTADAETPEETERNTQRRGLELKEHTMLTGIFLAVGIDPATTPALESLLSRPFLSRKWTVSSPRETSTAGHGWNLYVVDTVSPITLYQEMVEYSQRYAETNPQAQSLRHLFSEAHLLLRASLLQPSEQRQSSEGDPAVSLQTDTDRQTERQTAAQTERQELEEALRENCAQLGDCFSRGSQKDCHLALPYYRMSGLSVTKVMARNRPFPSSPHSYGSGFLFYLKHFLLEETEQVLSQEAADEVIDIFSQSEPSQLVSVCASPSMINISPARTVQILQRLEDSTGVLVPLTITMATMMLRLDDLPQYTQLMERHTEMLLVYGFIEEPRLLLHGGGGGQHTPIHPTALTQQLARSQPGLLVAGMVALHENSKVQLEQADHIFKELGCENCLQVDFWEAMLMASSQEAVIQELLFRLASVYIDRLTQTNSDTHTNPPHKRPTRRSLKSADDLINSCTHYGALYPWLTVLSPAHNTSSQHQEALCKLQSLLCGPSLSVGSVAPLLERLSEETLWGFSLHLLCSTRRGQYDSSIEKLLDRCPQAIIAYANHQLQDKNMVLWWQKLLPELCNRTRAAADNNILLAALKETLVVVAMEMSPAEFLELIPDDGTASYFLPHLLTCSQRHLLA